The Capsicum annuum cultivar Jeju mitochondrion, complete genome genome has a window encoding:
- the orf123b gene encoding hypothetical protein, which yields MLLKIGIKRELSCVHTPLQNGVSGRKHRHIVEMALTLMINNGVPKHLWVEAFTTAVYLINRLPFSVINMQSPFSSLYGRDTFQGEITTLSETSDWGGRHLLVGDHRRQEWHSRKASSCHTPFQ from the coding sequence ATGCTCCTGAAGATAGGAATCAAACGTGAGCTGTCGTGTGTTCATACTCCGCTGCAGAATGGGGTGTCCGGAAGAAAACACCGACATATAGTTGAAATGGCTTTGACTTTGATGATAAATAATGGAGTACCAAAGCATCTATGGGTTGAAGCATTCACTACTGCAGTGTATTTAATCAACAGATTGCCATTTTCTGTTATCAACATGCAATCTCCCTTTTCTTCTCTTTATGGTCGTGATACTTTTCAGGGGGAGATCACTACCCTTTCTGAGACATCTGACTGGGGTGGCCGTCACCTTCTCGTCGGCGATCACCGTCGCCAAGAATGGCATAGTCGCAAAGCTTCGTCGTGCCATACACCCTTTCAGTAG
- the orf132b gene encoding hypothetical protein: MSSSRILHDRFHFPPKKKFLSVTLQLTIFVSSFLLLSVLSTISAREGSLAGWESFIIRIFFSTFLFFSCFIRIRNGTRRRLRHTQHTVQDFFHCLGYIPAFHSDGLNNSCDCLQLAIVCSWIKHKNPILSLD, translated from the coding sequence GATTCCATTTTCCTCCTAAAAAGAAATTTCTGTCAGTCACCTTGCAGCTAACCATCTTCGTGTCATCTTTTCTTCTTCTGAGTGTCTTATCCACGATCAGCGCACGGGAAGGATCGTTGGCCGGTTGGGAAAGCTTTATTATACGGATATTCTTCTCTACATTCCTTTTTTTCAGCTGCTTCATTAGGATAAGGAATGGGACCCGCCGTCGCCTGAGACATACACAACACACAGTGCAAGACTTCTTCCATTGTCTAGGGTATATTCCTGCATTTCATTCAGATGGGTTGAACAATTCATGTGATTGTTTACAGTTGGCAATTGTATGCTCCTGGATTAAACATAAGAATCCAATTCTTTCTTTGGATTGA